Part of the Pedosphaera parvula Ellin514 genome, GTACGCTTACGTCGCACGCGAGACCTCCACCGGCCGGGAGATTCGCAGCTCTGTTGAAGCCGCCACCGAGCAGGCTGCCATTAACGCCCTCCTTAACCGCAACCTTCTGGTGGTTTCCATCCAGGAAAAGGTTGGTAAGAAAGGTAAAACCTCCGGAGGCAAGGTCGCGCTCGCTGACCTGGTAATATTTACCCGCCAACTCGCCACTATGCTGGATGCAGGGTTGGCCATGGTTCAGTCCCTCCAGGCACTGGCCGAACAAACCACCAATAAGGTCATGCGCGATGTCATCAAGGATGTTACCGCTCGCGTCGAAGCAGGTGATAGCTTCTCTGAAGCCCTGGTCAAACATCCCAAGGTTTTCAATCGTCTTTATGTCTGTATGGTCGGTGCCGGGGAAAAAGGCGGATTGCTGTCCGAGATTCTCGCCCGCCTCGCCACCTACCTGGAAAATGCCGCCCGACTGCGCCGCAAAGTTAAGTCCGCCATGATGTATCCCACAGTCGTGACGTGTGTCGCCATCAGTATCACTATTTTCTTGATGGTCAAAGTAGTGCCGGTTTTCGGTGAAATCTTTGAAAGTTTTGGCGCCAAGCTCCCTACACCCACCCAATACTTGATCAACGTCAGTCATTTCATGCAGAAATGGGTTGTCCCCCTTTTGATGGGTGCCGGCGCGACAGTTTATGGTTGGCTCTATTTTATCAAACCAAACCCGGTCGCGAGTTTTGGGATGGCCGCCGTTATCAAACTACCTATCTTCGGCCATATTGCTCATAAGATCTGTCTTGCCCGCTTTACCCGCACCTTTTGCTCCCTGATTCGAAGCGGTGTTCCCATTCTCGAAGTATTGCAAATCACCTCCAATACAGTTGGCAACGTCGTCATGGAAAAAGCCATCAAGGTCGCCACCACCGATATCGAACGCGGCGAAGGCATCTCTGTGGCCCTCGGCAAACATCCCGTTTTCCCGGCCATGATCATCCGCATGCTTTCGGCAGGTGAACAGACCGGTAAAATCGATGGAATGATGGAACGTATCTCGGACTTCCTCGATGAGGAAATCGAAACGATCCTTGCTGGTTTGACCTCCCTTATCGAACCACTCCTCATCGTATTCCTGGGCGTAATCGTTGGTGGCATCGTGATCTGTATGTTTTTGCCCATCTTTAAAATGAGCGAAATCGTCAATCCGCACCGCTAAAAAATCTCTGGTTAGGTTCCTCAAACGGTGGGCCGGCAGGATGCAACAATCCAGCTTGCCCACCGCCTCTCTTTTAAATAGCCTGCTTCCGTGGCTAAAGTGCTTCTCGTCGACGACGAATTGACCATGGTCCAAATGGTCACCGAAATGCTCCGTGCAGAGGGTCACGAAGTTTTCCCCTACACTAATTTCAAGGACGCGGTCGCCGCCCTCGAAATCCATACCCCCGAAATTGTCGTCACCGACCTTTACCTCGACAAGACTCGCGCTCACGGCCTGGAGATCCTCCAAAAAGCCCGTTCCATCACCCCTCCAGCCAGCGTCATCGTCATCACCGCCTTCGGCTCCATCGAAACCGCCGTCGAAGCCATGAAGAACGGCGCCTATGATTACCTCGAGAAACCCTTCAAGCTCGACGAACTCAACCTCTGCATCCAGCGCGCCCTTTCCTACAACGAAGCCATCTCCGAAAACCTTTACCTCAAAAAGCAGCTCAAGAAAAAATACCAGTTCAGCCAGATCATCGGCACCGCTGGCCCCATGCAGGAAGTGTTTAAGATGATCGAGCGCACCGCCGATACCGACAGCACCATCCTCATCCTCGGCGAAAGCGGCACCGGCAAGGAACTGGTCGCCCGCGCCCTCCATTTTAATAGCAAACGCCAGTTCGCCCCGTTCATCCCGGTCAACTGCTCTGCTTTGCCCGAAAATCTTCTGGAGTCCGAACTCTTCGGCCACCGCAAAGGCTCTTTCACCGGCGCGCTTACTGATAAGAAGGGCCTGTTCCAGGAAGCCGACGGCGGCACCATTTTCCTCGACGAAATCGGCTCCATGTCCTCCACCCTGCAAAGCCGCCTGCTCCGTGTCTTGCAGGAACGCGAAGTCCGCCGCGTTGGCGAAAACGTCCCCACCTATATTAATGTGCGCGTCGTAGCCGCCACCAACGAACCACTCGAAAAGAAAATTAAGGACGGCACCTTTCGCGAAGACCTCTACTACCGCCTCAACGTCATCTCCATCCAGATGCCCAGCTTGCGCGAACGCCGCGACGACATCCCGCTGCTTGCCGCACATTTCCTCCGCAACAAAATCAACCCGCGTTCCGGCCAATCCGTCCAAATCACCCGTCAAGCCCTCGACCTCCTGACTACCTACGACTGGCCCGGCAACGTCCGCGAACTCGAAAACGCCATCGAACGCGCCGCGACTCTTTGCGAGGACAACCTTATCCAAATTCGCGACCTCCCACCCAGCCTGGTCCGCAGTCTGGGCCAACCACCCAGCGCCAGCACCGCCCTCTCGGCAGACGTCGCACAACTGCCCCAACCCACCACTCCGCCTACGTCCCTCGTGCCGATCCAGACCGCCATTCCCGGTGCCAGCGCACCCCTGTCCGTCCCCAATGGCACTAACCCTGGCGCGACCCCAACCCTCCACGCCGACCTTTCCTTGAAAGACTACCTCCGCGAACAGGAACTTGCCTACCTCAACCGCACCCTTGCCCTCTTCGGTGGCGACAAAGAAAAAACCGCCCTCCATCTCGGCATTAGCCTCGCCACCCTCTACCGCAAACTCTCTGAAGACGAACGCTCCGCATAATCGCTCTTCAAATCCGCAAATCGCTCCACTTAACTGCACTTCACTACACTCAGATCAAACTAAACATTCGCAACTCATTATCACAAAGCCCTTTACACTCCAATCCTTCCTCCACCTTCACCCCTGCACCTGATTCCATCCGCAAACCATTAATCCACAACAGTTTCTAAACCATCCCCTGCACTTGGCTGGCCTCACAACAAGGAGGTCAGAAGTCTACCTTCATCCTGAGACCGAGTACAACCGAGGTCTCGGTACGTCCCAGGATGGGCGTGATCACTTGCAGATCAGGCGTGATGTGACACCAAGGCGTCACCCCCACATTGTAGAAGATCTCCACACCACGCTCGTCGCGCACCGGCGTGATTACTCGGGCAACATCCTTAAAGTCGCCACTGAACCCCAGGTAATAATACGCCAGGCCGAAGTAGTCCTGCCTCCGGTCGCGGATCGGACTGCTGCCGCCGACGCCAAAAATGGCGGACCATTGTATCGGGTTTGGCTTCCCGTCGCTGATGCCGGCATTGCCGAACACGCCCCAATTGCGCGTTTGATCCGTCGGGTCCACCCATAGCGCTTGGTCGAATAAGTACGTGACCCACCAGGAACCCCGTTCAAGAGTTGTCGGGGGCAGCCCCGTGGGGATTTGATTCAAAGATTGCTGTTCCACGATCGCATAGCGCCCGGAACTGTACACTCCCCAGAGGCTCTGGTGTCCCGGCATGCCGAAAAACTTCGTTGGCAGGCTGGCGGTGGGATAAATAATCGCCCCGTTGTCGAAGGCGTCCTTGAAACCGGTCTCGGTGGCGGCATTGTGGGTGTCATACACGGTGAGCGATAGCACGGGGTAACTTTGGGACAGGATCGCCGCTCCGGCTCCCAGCGTCGCGTAGTTCATCGTCCGCCCCAGGATCGGGTTCCAAACGAACGCGGCGTTCATGAACCCGGCGTCAAGTCCATGCCCAGGCATGAACGGCTGCTGCACATTATCAATCGTGTTGATCTTCCCGGCGTACACGAGGAAATTTTCCGAAAGCGCCTGGGTGAACTTGACCGCGGTCAGAGCGCCCGCGGTCCCGAAAAAGACCGGATGGGCCCGGCCGATATTCACCGGCACGATCGCCCCAGTCTCGGAGTTGACCGAATCGCCATAGACGGCTTCGCCGTGGAGGGTGAGGAAGAGCCCTGGCCACAACCCCGCCTTCTGGCCGTCCACGTTGAGCCAATAATCACTGCGGCCCCCGAGTTCGGAGTCTTGCTCCAAGCCGCCCCTGGCAATCCCCTGGTAGTACGCGGTCGCGCTGATGTCGAACGTAAAGCCGTGGTCGCGGAGTTGCTCGCGCACACCGCCCCAATCCCCCGTCAACTTCAGCCGGGTGTCCCAGGGACCGCCGAACGGGGGCGGTTGCGGAGTCGCCCCGGCGTCGCCGCTGTTGCCCGCGCGCGCATCGCCGGATGCGAGGCACAGGACAGCCAGTAATATGTGGATATAACGCAACATGGACATCTTTCCGGTTGTGAGTTCAGGGGGAATACGCGGTAACCTCAATAATTTGCCTGGCGACATCAAGGGTCCCGACTCCCCACAACTGAAGTTGGTTCACCCACGTGTACTCGTTTGAAGAAGCAAACAGTGTTATGTTTACGCGGACATCAGCAATCTCGCCGTCCGGCCGAAGTATGGCCACCCCCTCGCCTTGGGCAGCAATGTTTTGCCCGTCCACCGTCCTGATTGTTTCATGAATGTGCAGCTCAAAGCGGCCATTCGGGCGGACTAGGACGTAATCAATTCCCTCGACAGCGCCATTGAGCTTGGCGCCGGTCGCTGTGCCTTCGAAAGCGACGTCGAACCTTGTGCCTTCAACTGGTGGCGCCACTTCCCCGGCCATCAATGCCGCAAAACTGACGCCGTACTCCTTCATGCCGGTGATGTTCAAGCTCACCTTGTATAACTCTCGGACTTCAATCGTGCTCATGACTGCTTCAACCTCAGTGGGGAACACTCGGTATGTGCTTCTTGATTTTCGAGACCGTGTGGAGCTTCACCTGGGCCGCCCACGGTCCATCAACCGTGCGCAGACTCGGGGATGACACGGCGGCAACATCGGCGGAGAGGTTGGTGACCAGCACGTCCTCACCGTGGAAGACAAGACTGTTAGACCAGAGGAAACCAATGGGCGCGCCGTCTTTGTCAATGCCGCCGAAGTCGCCGAGCTTCGCGATCACCCGGCCTTGCGTCGGCTCGAGCACCATGATCTCGTCGGACTGATTGCACGCGATCCAGAGGTTGTCGTCCTCATCAATGATGATCCCGTCCGGTCCACCGCCCGCGCGGTTGACGAAGACCTCGGGCGTTCCAGCCTTAAGCGGCGAGCCGCTCACCGGGATTTTAATAATGGTGTCGTTCGCTGTGTTCGGGACGAACAGCACCGTCTGCTCCTTGTTGAACGCCAGGCCATTTGCGCCGATCGCCGGTGGTGGTCTTGTCGGCTTCAAGAGCGGGCTCTTGACCCAGATCTCGCCCGCGCCGCCTTCCGGTCCAACTTTCCAGATCAAGCCCTGGTGGGCATCGGTGACATACAGATTTCCAGCGTCGTCGAAGGTCAATCCGTCGAGGCCGGGATGCTCGCCGGTGACGGTCATGAACACTGAGGAATCGCCCGTCTTGGCATCGACAGCGAGGACCTTCGGGTCCTCGTAGTCGATCACGATAAGTTTTCCGTTCTTCGGATGGAAGCGGAGATCTAGCAGCATCCGGCTTGAGCCGGCAATGTGGACGGTCCGCAGGTACTTGCCGTTAGGGTCAAACACAAGAAGCGTGCCCGGAGTACCTTTTGGCTTGTTCGCCGCCACGGTAACAACGTAGACGTTCCCATCGGGACCGAGGCAAATCCCCTCTGGATAGGCCTCACCTGCGGGCAGCGTGGCGAAGCGCTCGACTTTGCCGCGCTCCCAGGCGTGCAGAGGGATCGGCGTCGCCAGCATCGTCAGCAGCATTAGAAACGTCCTGGCTGTGATCATTCTCATATCGCACCTCACAGATTCGTGTTGGTTACGGGGAGAGCAAACCCGCACTCATCGGACTGCCACCGCGCTGGTTAACTGCTTTGCTTCCTTCAGCACCAATGCGGGATCATTGAAGGGCTGGTCACTGATGCGCTGCGAGCGGACCCGGCCCTGCGCATCGATGAGAAAAATCCCGTGCAATGGCTGATTGTCGAAATCGACACACCGGTAGGCCTTGAAAACGTCCAGTTTCGCATCTGACAGCAGGGGGAACGGAACGGTGCCTTCTGCCTGCGAATCGGCCTGCGATTTTTTGAGATCTTCAGGCGAATCGGTGCCGATGGCGACCAGATCGATTCCGCCGTCTGCAAACTCGCGGGCCTGTTTCGCGAAACTCTTGAGCAGCCCCGCGCACCGGACGCAACCAGAGCCTTCGTAGAAAATCAGCACCAGCGGCCGGCCCCGGTATTTACTAAGCGAGACGGTCTTGCCGGAGCCGTCGGGGAGGTTCCAGGCCGGCGCGGGCGTCGCCACACTGGACGGGGCGTCACTCGCAGGATTGGCAGGTGAAGCCCGGACGGTCAGGCTGGATTCCGGCTTGGGCGGCTTGGCATAGTTGTCATATTCGTAGCCGAGCTGCGCCGTGCGGTTGCCAGCGCCGATTGGCATGTCCACGCGTTTGCCGTTTCTGTCCGCGTAGGTGAACTTCCGATTGAGGAACCTGGGATCGGCTGGATTGCTGTTGCCCAGCCGATTCCAGCTTTCCCAAATCCGGTCCAGGTTGGCGTGATGGAGATAGAAGATCGGATCACCGCCAACGGTGGAGAAGTCGGCCATATCGCCGCCGAGGGCGATGTGAGTGAAGAAGTGAGGGTTCTGATCCAGCCGGTTGCAGAACCCAAGGGCGCCGGTCGGCGAGTCGATGTAGAACTTCTCGTTAAGACAGTCCAAACTCAGCCAACCCATGACGGGCTTATCGAGCCGCTCCCCGCCATTGACCCAGGGATAGCGAGTGCTGTTAAAGAGCTCGCTGGCCGGATCGCGAAGAGCGAACGGGAGCGAGAGATCCGCTTCGTTTCCGGTAACGGGGTTCCAGTAGGGCAGCGTAAAATCGTCATCCTGCGACACCTCGCGAATCGTCTGCTCAAACTGATAGAGCATCAGGCGATGCCAGGGCCAGATGAACCACTCTTGATATTGTTCCGGGTTATCCGGATTCATCGGGTGGGCCTGACAGCCGTCCCACGTGGCCTCGGCGAGGGATTGAACACTCGACGGGAGTGAGGCGATGGCGTCCGTCTTGACCTTCATGGATTCCTCCCACATGACCACCGGGTATCCCTTCATCCAGTGCGTATTCCACCACCACTGCCACGAATGGGTATCGGATTGGGGCAGCTTCCGCATTAACATGACGGCCCGCGCGTACTTCTGGAGCATCTTCTGGCCTTCGGGACTCTTGATGTCATAACGGATGCGGACCTTCGTTTGGCCTTGGTCCGACGCCGCCCTGCCCTCGCTCTTGCCGGTCTCGGTCTCGCTCTTGCCGGTCGCGGCGTCACTCTTGCCGGTCGCGGCCTCGCTCCTGCCGGTCGCGGCCTCGCTCTTGCCACCAGGTATCTCGAGGATGTCAGTTGACGACGTGTGAACTTCGAGTTTCGGGTCTTGCATCACCAGCGCCCCGGCAGACTGGATCATCCCGCTGGCCAGGTAGAAGCGATTGCCAATCACCGCGCCGGCAACGCCGTGACGGGGCATCGGCATGGGGGGCAGCGTCATCCAGGAGTTGATTGCTGGATCGTATGCCTCTATGGCTCGAAACGCGCCGACGAGCGCCCTGGTCGTCACCTCGCCGCCGGCCACATAAATCAGGCGTCCGTCGGTACCGCTGGCACCGCCGCTTCGGGCCGTCGGCATCCGTTCCTTCGGGGCGCTCCAGACGTCATTGGCGGGATCGTATTCCTCGACCGCATCCGTGTTGCTGGCGGACATGATGAATGCGTGGCCGGTGCGGCCGCCGATCACGTAGATCTTGTTGTTGATGGCGGCGGCGAACGTGTGGTTGCGCGGCACCGCCATCGGCTTGCGGCTCTCCCACTTGTCCGTGGCGGGGTCGTACGCGTCGTTGGCGGCCAGAACGTTACACGGTCCCATGAACGTGAAGAACGGGGTCTTGGACCCTTCCACGGTCGTGGCGCCGCCGATCACGTAGATCTTGCCGCGCACTTCCACGGCCACCGCGGCTCCGCGCTTGCCGGGAAGCGGCGCCAGCTCCTTCCAGGAATCGACCGCCGGGTCGTATTCCCAAACGTTGTCGATCGGTTGCCAGGCAGCACCGATGGGCATCGGGCTCTTCTCCGGGGCGACGAAACCGCCGAACACGTAGATCTTGCCGTTGTAAGCGGCCAGGGCCGGATGGTGCGCCCGCAGCGGCATCGACGTTTTCTTCGTCCATTTGTCGCCGTCCGCGTCGTACTCGTAGTTGACGCCGCGGGCCTTGCCATCGCCCCAGCCGCTCATCACGTACATCTTCCCGTTGCAGGCAACGCCGTAGTATTCTTCGTCCGGTTCCGGGAACGGCGCCCCTTTCTTCCAGGGAGATGGCGGCATCTGAGCCAGCCCGGACGTGGTGAAGATCAAGCTGGCTATGATGGCAGCCAGAATGGCCACGCTCCATGAAGCGCGTTTATTCATTTGGATTTCTAACGTTCTAGCTTTCATCGCTCATTATTTGTTCGTTGTTGTTGTCCGTTGTTTGTTTATTTGAAGCCTCGTTCCGAGGACGCCCTCCAAAAACGCCAGAGTTTTTGCGCCGCAGATGGCGCACGCATTACTATCAGAGCGGTGCCGTTCTGCGCATCGCGCGCTGTTCAGTTCCAGAAGCGGAAAGCTGGTTTTCATTCGTCAGGTAATGCACCGCAAAACTTCAAGGTTCGCCAAATTTCCAACCTGGCTTTCATTGTTTCTTGTTTTGCCGTGTGGTCATTTTCTGACGTCCGAGGAAGCCCTGTCAGAACGATTGAGCCTTGGCGACTGGTATGTTCCTCATTTAGGAACTTTATACATACAAATCGTTGTTCTCCTGTGACAACTATCAGGCCAAATCCCTGCTCCGTAAAAGATTTTGCTGTTTGCCTCAGCATATCTCGCAGGCATTGATTTAGGCGCTATGGAACTGCGTCAATCTGGCCTGTGGAGAGCAGTTGCCGCCCTAGAGACTTGGAAAGAGAATTCAAGATTCCTTGGCCATTTTCTTTGATGCACCACATTCTCCGCATCAGGTAGGTGGGACAACACCCCAGTTGAAATTATTGCCCCGGTTCCGTCGGCACGGGCGTAGCCATCGCTATACCGAATGCCAAAAGAAATTTCCGAATGGCAGGAGGGATTTTGATTTGAGGCAAGGCGGAGGCCGCAGGCGCTATCTGAAAGATAGCGACAAGGGCGACAACGCCGCCTCAAATCAAAAGCACCCTGCAGCCAATGACTAATGAATTTCTTCGCCCCACAGTCATAATTTTTCAGCGTCCACTTTCATAAAACTTTTTACCCTCTTTGATTCAGTTTCCTTTCCCCATTTCGGAAATTAATTTTGGCATTCGGTATAGTGCGCTTGTTCATGCCGCAGATCGCCAGAACGCCCAGCGAGAAAAACAGCTGCTTAACCCCGCTATAGGCGTCCAGAATCACGAGACAGTCATTGAACTGACCCATCGCTTCTCCTTACGCAAGGGAGCCTTATTCATCCAACACGACTTCCAATATATCCTCCGGCCCGGCGGCACAGGGCCGATAGACAACGCGCTGGTGTTAGGTTGCCAATTTGGTATCCACTTCTGAACACCTTGCAGGGAGACCGGCAAGTGAAGAGATGGATTCAAATCCAAACATTTCGGCGCCGCTTGATTTTTGGCTAAGATGGCGGAGAATGTAGCTTCAAGCAGGAGGAACCTGGCCCAGGAATCAATGGATGGAGAAGAAAACATTTCACCCGGCTCACGCGTCCGCTTTGAGTTGCTCAAGGAGGGAGAGAACCGGTTTGTTCTTCGGTTGAGCGGGCGGCTGGATGCGGACTCCACTCCATTCCTCTGGCAGAGATTGCAATCAGCGCTGGTCGTTCCACCCGGAGCCACATTGGAAGTCAACGTGGCTCCTTTGACCTACAGTGATAGTGCCGGTTTCGCGTTCCTCTACTTGCTAAGCAAAGGCTGCATGACTCCGCAGTCGCAAGTGTCGCTGAACGGGTTGAAGCCCGAATACCAGAAGGCACTGCAAAATTATTCCATGGAGGATGTCCAAGCCTACCAAGGGGAGCAACCTGTCCGCCAATCTCTCATGGATGAGATCGGGATGGCGGTCATAGCCAAGACACTCGAAGTGCGGCAGAAGGTGATCTTTGTAGGTGATGTGATTTCAGGGCTTGGTTACGTTTTGACGCATCCGCGATGGATGCGGCGGAACGAAATCGTGCGGATATTCGAAACGGCCGGCGCGAATGCATTGCCTATCGTGTCGCTCATCAGCTTGTTGCTGGGATTGGTCATTGCGTTCGAAGCGGCGCAGCCGTTCGCGCGTTTTGGCGCGAAAATTTACATCGCCAATCTTATAGGATTGATCATGGTGCGCGAGTTGTCACCAGTTATGACGGCCATCCTGCTCGCGGGGCGTTCAGGTTCGGCGTTCGCGGCGGAACTCGGCACGATGAAGGTCAACGAAGAGTTGAACGCTCTTGAAACCATCGGGCTCGACCCGATGCGGTTCCTGGTGGTGCAGCGCATCCTGGCCAGCCTGCTGCTCACTCCGTTGCTGACAATTTATTCCATGGCAACAGGGGTGTTGGGCGGAGTGTTGGTGATGCTTGGGCTGGGATTCCCTCTTTCCATCGCGTGGCACCAACTCCAGTCCAGCGTGCGGATCAACGACATCGCTTTCGGAATATTGAAGGCTTTTGTGTTCGGGGGCATTGTCGCGGGAACGGCCTGTCTTCGTGGACTTGAGACAAAATCCGGACCGGCTGCTGTGGGAGAATCCACCACGCGTTCCGTGGTCAGCGGAATTTTACTGATCATCATCGCCGATTCAGTCTTCGCCATCCTTAAATTTGTTTTGGAAAAATGAGCGCATCAGCGGACAACATTATTTCAGTGCGGAACTTGAAGGTTGGCTACAAGGACCGGGTGATCCTGTCGGGCATCAACTTCGAGGTGCGGCGGGGCGAGGTATTCGCCATCTTGGGTGGCTCGGGTTCCGGGAAGAGCACACTGCTCAAAAATATGATCGGATTGTACACGCCAATGGCCGGTGAGGTGTTGATCAATGGAAAGAACATGGTGACTGCCTACGGTGATGAGCGTTTGCGCCTGTTGCGCAGCTTCGGTGTGCTCTATCAAAGCGGGGCCTTGCTGGGCTCCATGACGGTGCTGGAAAATGTGAAGCTGCCACTGGACGTGTTCACCGATCTGCCCGAACTTGCCAAGGATTTGATCGCTCTCTCCAAGCTGAGGCAGGTGGATTTGAAGGCATCATCCACGCGCCTGCCGTCCGAATTGAGCGGTGGCATGGTGAAGCGCGCGGCACTCGCGCGCGCGCTTGTGAACGACCCCGGAATCTTGTTCCTGGACGAGCCTTCCGCCGGGCTCGACCCGATCACTTCCGCGGGATTGGATGCATTGTTCAGGAATCTTTCGCGAGGCTGGGGCATCACCTTGGTGATGGTGACGCACGAACTGCCCAGCATTTATGCCGTCGCCGACCGGGTCATCCTGCTGGATGCGGAAACAAAAACCATCGTCGCGGAAGGCAATCCGCATGATCTGCGCGACCATGCCACGGAGCCATTGGTGCGGCATTTTTTCCGGAGGGAAGCCGCATGAGTGCCCGCCCCAACAGTTATAAGATCGGCTTGTTTGTGATCATCGGCCTTGGCGTGCTGATCGCCGGGCTCTTTGCCTTCGGCGCGCGCGGCTATTTCCAACAACAACGAGTTTTTGAAACTTATGTTACGGGAGAAGTTCAGGGGCTTGCCGTTGGATCGCCGGTGAAACTGCGTGGCGTTACCATCGGCAAGGTGACTTATATCGGATTCATCTGGAACGAGTATCCACAATATAAGATTGACTATGTGCTCATCAGATTTGAAGTGCCGAAGGAAACGAGCCTGCTTCCGCCGCCGGACATGAATTTTCAGACGTTGATAGATCGGGAAATTGCGCGAGGACTACGCGCCCGGGTTCAGGGGCAAGGCATCACTGGGTCCAGCATTGTTGCTTTGGACTATCTTGATCCCAAGCGCAACCCGCCGTTGCAGGTTCCCTGGACTCCCAAGCATTATTACATTCCCTCCGCACCGGGGCAGTTCACCGAGGTTGTGGCCTCGATCCAGAAAATTCTGGCGAAGCTTGAAGAACTCAACTTGAGCAACACAGTGGCGCGGGCGGATACACTCATGGAATCCGCCGACCTCCTGGTCAAGCACGTTGATCGGATGGATTTCGTCGCGCTTGGCACGAATGCAAACGCCTTGGTCGCCGAACTGCGCGACACGAACGTACGATTGCAGGCGACCCTGAAGGAGGCGCAGGGAGCGATCAAGGACACGGACCTTCCTGCCGTGGGCCGTCGCGCTCAGGAACTTGAGGCGAAGCTCACTGACCTTGGCAACGAATTGCAAAAAACAGTAGCCGGCCT contains:
- a CDS encoding type II secretion system F family protein, with amino-acid sequence MPSYAYVARETSTGREIRSSVEAATEQAAINALLNRNLLVVSIQEKVGKKGKTSGGKVALADLVIFTRQLATMLDAGLAMVQSLQALAEQTTNKVMRDVIKDVTARVEAGDSFSEALVKHPKVFNRLYVCMVGAGEKGGLLSEILARLATYLENAARLRRKVKSAMMYPTVVTCVAISITIFLMVKVVPVFGEIFESFGAKLPTPTQYLINVSHFMQKWVVPLLMGAGATVYGWLYFIKPNPVASFGMAAVIKLPIFGHIAHKICLARFTRTFCSLIRSGVPILEVLQITSNTVGNVVMEKAIKVATTDIERGEGISVALGKHPVFPAMIIRMLSAGEQTGKIDGMMERISDFLDEEIETILAGLTSLIEPLLIVFLGVIVGGIVICMFLPIFKMSEIVNPHR
- a CDS encoding carbohydrate porin, whose product is MLRYIHILLAVLCLASGDARAGNSGDAGATPQPPPFGGPWDTRLKLTGDWGGVREQLRDHGFTFDISATAYYQGIARGGLEQDSELGGRSDYWLNVDGQKAGLWPGLFLTLHGEAVYGDSVNSETGAIVPVNIGRAHPVFFGTAGALTAVKFTQALSENFLVYAGKINTIDNVQQPFMPGHGLDAGFMNAAFVWNPILGRTMNYATLGAGAAILSQSYPVLSLTVYDTHNAATETGFKDAFDNGAIIYPTASLPTKFFGMPGHQSLWGVYSSGRYAIVEQQSLNQIPTGLPPTTLERGSWWVTYLFDQALWVDPTDQTRNWGVFGNAGISDGKPNPIQWSAIFGVGGSSPIRDRRQDYFGLAYYYLGFSGDFKDVARVITPVRDERGVEIFYNVGVTPWCHITPDLQVITPILGRTETSVVLGLRMKVDF
- a CDS encoding sigma-54-dependent transcriptional regulator codes for the protein MAKVLLVDDELTMVQMVTEMLRAEGHEVFPYTNFKDAVAALEIHTPEIVVTDLYLDKTRAHGLEILQKARSITPPASVIVITAFGSIETAVEAMKNGAYDYLEKPFKLDELNLCIQRALSYNEAISENLYLKKQLKKKYQFSQIIGTAGPMQEVFKMIERTADTDSTILILGESGTGKELVARALHFNSKRQFAPFIPVNCSALPENLLESELFGHRKGSFTGALTDKKGLFQEADGGTIFLDEIGSMSSTLQSRLLRVLQEREVRRVGENVPTYINVRVVAATNEPLEKKIKDGTFREDLYYRLNVISIQMPSLRERRDDIPLLAAHFLRNKINPRSGQSVQITRQALDLLTTYDWPGNVRELENAIERAATLCEDNLIQIRDLPPSLVRSLGQPPSASTALSADVAQLPQPTTPPTSLVPIQTAIPGASAPLSVPNGTNPGATPTLHADLSLKDYLREQELAYLNRTLALFGGDKEKTALHLGISLATLYRKLSEDERSA
- a CDS encoding DUF3237 family protein; this encodes MSTIEVRELYKVSLNITGMKEYGVSFAALMAGEVAPPVEGTRFDVAFEGTATGAKLNGAVEGIDYVLVRPNGRFELHIHETIRTVDGQNIAAQGEGVAILRPDGEIADVRVNITLFASSNEYTWVNQLQLWGVGTLDVARQIIEVTAYSP
- a CDS encoding carbohydrate porin; this translates as MIQFPFPISEINFGIRYSALVHAADRQNAQREKQLLNPAIGVQNHETVIELTHRFSLRKGALFIQHDFQYILRPGGTGPIDNALVLGCQFGIHF
- a CDS encoding SMP-30/gluconolactonase/LRE family protein, giving the protein MRMITARTFLMLLTMLATPIPLHAWERGKVERFATLPAGEAYPEGICLGPDGNVYVVTVAANKPKGTPGTLLVFDPNGKYLRTVHIAGSSRMLLDLRFHPKNGKLIVIDYEDPKVLAVDAKTGDSSVFMTVTGEHPGLDGLTFDDAGNLYVTDAHQGLIWKVGPEGGAGEIWVKSPLLKPTRPPPAIGANGLAFNKEQTVLFVPNTANDTIIKIPVSGSPLKAGTPEVFVNRAGGGPDGIIIDEDDNLWIACNQSDEIMVLEPTQGRVIAKLGDFGGIDKDGAPIGFLWSNSLVFHGEDVLVTNLSADVAAVSSPSLRTVDGPWAAQVKLHTVSKIKKHIPSVPH
- a CDS encoding redoxin domain-containing protein; amino-acid sequence: MNKRASWSVAILAAIIASLIFTTSGLAQMPPSPWKKGAPFPEPDEEYYGVACNGKMYVMSGWGDGKARGVNYEYDADGDKWTKKTSMPLRAHHPALAAYNGKIYVFGGFVAPEKSPMPIGAAWQPIDNVWEYDPAVDSWKELAPLPGKRGAAVAVEVRGKIYVIGGATTVEGSKTPFFTFMGPCNVLAANDAYDPATDKWESRKPMAVPRNHTFAAAINNKIYVIGGRTGHAFIMSASNTDAVEEYDPANDVWSAPKERMPTARSGGASGTDGRLIYVAGGEVTTRALVGAFRAIEAYDPAINSWMTLPPMPMPRHGVAGAVIGNRFYLASGMIQSAGALVMQDPKLEVHTSSTDILEIPGGKSEAATGRSEAATGKSDAATGKSETETGKSEGRAASDQGQTKVRIRYDIKSPEGQKMLQKYARAVMLMRKLPQSDTHSWQWWWNTHWMKGYPVVMWEESMKVKTDAIASLPSSVQSLAEATWDGCQAHPMNPDNPEQYQEWFIWPWHRLMLYQFEQTIREVSQDDDFTLPYWNPVTGNEADLSLPFALRDPASELFNSTRYPWVNGGERLDKPVMGWLSLDCLNEKFYIDSPTGALGFCNRLDQNPHFFTHIALGGDMADFSTVGGDPIFYLHHANLDRIWESWNRLGNSNPADPRFLNRKFTYADRNGKRVDMPIGAGNRTAQLGYEYDNYAKPPKPESSLTVRASPANPASDAPSSVATPAPAWNLPDGSGKTVSLSKYRGRPLVLIFYEGSGCVRCAGLLKSFAKQAREFADGGIDLVAIGTDSPEDLKKSQADSQAEGTVPFPLLSDAKLDVFKAYRCVDFDNQPLHGIFLIDAQGRVRSQRISDQPFNDPALVLKEAKQLTSAVAVR